In Helianthus annuus cultivar XRQ/B chromosome 3, HanXRQr2.0-SUNRISE, whole genome shotgun sequence, a single window of DNA contains:
- the LOC110931268 gene encoding protein FAR1-RELATED SEQUENCE 5-like produces MEAPASNCSGSGCNRRDIPTYQPVGNVQVSPNSERRTFIPDVDDLIKPQMYMLFDSLENAFLFYQRYAKAEGFTVRKGTQYEPRKGVIHNKWVPSIRTGCEACIRVKLNPDNLYFVYHFEESHNHSFVAEDDRYLLPENRSMNYVQEEAVNALSAIYVGPVRAFNIMRTPYGGFDKVGATKVDFKNFKRDLNRYIAEYDADMVIKRLRRKKEFMPNFSMEYLTTADGVLRALFWADGDSKRNFNIFGDVVSFDATYRRNKYNMMFVPFTGVDNHYRNVTLGAAIIGDETAETYSWLLNAFRQAFGRAPPVIVTDQDPAMRKAIQDTWPESRHRLCMWHIMEKLTTKVGANLCNSTDFKKRLCDIVWTDALLPEQFETEWGVILADFDLVNHEWLQSIYQIRDTWIPAYYHDQHMSGLMRTSSRSESENHFFGQFCNPNCTLVEFLGHFDSAIEAQRHEHRKNDHDTRHTNPQIFAKEFVLEQQAANIYTRTIFFDAQLEIQTAIHKCGIGKWDDREDNFVNISVKDFSQTYTTFFQVMMRQLDMTVSCSCNRQFPERYIMRRWTREAIPNSAPGAILGISESDDRYQQVNGVVREITRSADSLINRLVHNFDALCAFRDHVVQYQSTADQAVVNAPPRSRRDRFAEITGYTQETPVTVRMPKTVRFKGMGKPSRMKSNREMAIIQSAKKKKGRECSNCKRRGHNIRTCTYPAREKADDSSESDEAALEGDDEEELEDAAGEGDDEEELEDEEQE; encoded by the exons ATGGAGGCTCCGGCTAGCAACTGTAGTGGCTCGGGTTGCAACAGAAGAG ATATTCCTACATACCAGCCCGTTGGTAATGTTCAGGTGTCCCCAAATTCTGAAAGGAGGACATTTATTCCAGATGTTGATGATTTGATTAAACCTCAGATGTATATGTTGTTTGATTCGCTGGAAAATGCCTTTCTTTTTTACCAAAGATATGCTAAGGCGGAAGGTTTCACAGTTAGGAAGGGTACTCAATACGAGCCTCGAAAGGGTGTAATACATAATAAATG GGTTCCTTCTATAAGGACCGGATGTGAAGCGTGCATTCGGGTTAAGTTAAACCCGGATAATCTTTACTTTGTTTATCACTTTGAGGAGTCGCATAATCACTCATTTGTTGCTGAAGATGACAGGTACTTGCTTCCTGAAAACAGATCTATGAATTACGTACAGGAAGAAGCCGTGAATGCTTTGAGTGCCATATACGTTGGTCCAGTTAGAGCGTTTAACATTATGAGGACTCCTTATGGAGGTTTTGATAAGGTAGGTGCCACTAAAGTTGACTTCAAAAACTTCAAGAGAGACTTAAATAGGTATATAGCTGAATACGATGCTGACATGGTTATCAAGCGCCTAAGAAGGAAGAAAGAATTTATGCCCAATTTCTCTATGGAATACCTTACAACTGCCGATGGCGTTTTACGTGCGTTGTTCTGGGCCGATGGTGATTCAAAGAGaaattttaatatttttgggGATGTTGTGTCCTTCGATGCTACTTATCGGCGTAACAA gtACAATATGATGTTTGTACCTTTTACCGGCGTTGACAATCACTATCGTAATGTTACCTTGGGTGCTGCTATAATAGGGGATGAAACTGCCGAAACATATAGCTGGTTGCTTAACGCATTTCGGCAGGCGTTTGGGCGCGCACCACCTGTGATTGTAACTGATCAAGACCCAGCGATGAGGAAAGCTATTCAAGATACTTGGCCTGAAAGTAGGCACAGGCTTTGCATGTGGCATATAATGGAGAAACTTACTACCAAG GTTGGCGCCAACCTATGCAATAGCACCGATTTTAAGAAGAGGTTGTGTGATATTGTTTGGACTGATGCATTACTACCAGAACAGTTTGAAACCGAATGGGGTGTTATATTGGCTGATTTTGATTTGGTGAATCATGAATGGTTGCAGTCAATTTATCAGATTAGGGATACATGGATCCCTGCATACTATCATGATCAACACATGTCTGGGCTGATGCGTACCTCATCACGTTCGGAGAGTGAGAACCATTTCTTTGGGCAGTTTTGCAACCCGAACTGTACGCTTGTTGAATTCTTGGGGCATTTTGATTCTGCAATTGAAGCCCAAAGACACGAGCACAGGAAGAATGATCACGATACTAGGCACACGAACCCCCAAATATTTGCAAAAGAGTTTGTCTTAGAACAACAGGCGGCAAACATATACACAAGGACAATTTTCTTTGATGCGCAACTTGAAATTCAGACAGCCATTCACAAGTGTGGTATTGGAAAATGGGATGATAGAGAGGATAACTTTGTGAACATCTCTGTGAAGGACTTTTCTCAAACGTATACTACATTTTTTCAG GTTATGATGCGGCAGCTAGACATGACCGTGAGTTGTTCATGCAATAG GCAGTTCCCTGAAAGGTATATAATGCGACGGTGGACTAGGGAAGCTATTCCTAATAGTGCCCCTGGAGCGATATTGGGGATTAGCGAAAGTGATGATCGGTACCAGCAAGTTAATGGTGTTGTAAGGGAGATAACAAGGTCAGCCGATTCTCTTATTAACAGGTTGGTTCATAACTTTGATGCGTTGTGCGCTTTTAGGGACCATGTTGTCCAGTATCAATCGACCGCTGATCAGGCAGTCGTAAACGCACCCCCTAGGAGTCGTCGCGATAGGTTTGCTGAAATAACTGGATACACGCAAGAAACACCTGTAACTGTTCGCATGCCCAAAACCGTTAGATTTAAAGGTATGGGCAAACCTTCCAGAATGAAGAGTAATCGTGAAATGGCCATTATTCAGTCTGCAAAGAAAAAAAAGGGTCGTGAATGTAGCAATTGCAAACGTCGGGGGCATAATATACGTACCTGCACGTACCCGGCAAGGGAAAAGGCCGACGACTCCTCAGAAAGTGATGAAGCGGCCCTTGAAGGAGACGACGAAGAGGAGCTAGAAGATGCGGCGGGTGAAGGAGACGACGAAGAGGAGCTAGAAGATGAAGAGCAGGAGTAG